A segment of the Desulfurellaceae bacterium genome:
TCCTCTTCACATCTCGGTCACATTCACATCTCGGTCACATTCACATCTCGGTCACATTCACATCTCGGTCACATTCACATCTCGTTCACATCTCGGTCACATTCACATCTCGGTCACATTCACATCTCGGTCACATTCACATCTCGGTCACAAACGGTAAGACAACCGGCCGGCGCCCCAGGGTGCGGCGAAAATAGCGCCGCAGCGACAGCCGGACCTGCTCTTTGACCGTGCCGATATCGGTCCGAGACTCCAGCGGCAGCTCGCTGAGCGTGTTGCGCACGACATCCTTGGCCTCGCGCAAGCCCTCGCCGTTGGTGACGGTTAAAAACCCGCGCGACAGCAGCTCCGGTCCGCTGACAAGCTCCCCGGTGTGCTGAGCAATGCTGAGGACGGCGACCACGATGCCGTCGCTGGCCATATGGCGACGATCACGTATCAGCTCTTCCTCAATGCCGGCCAGACCGTCGACAAACACCCGTCCGGCCTGCACCGGATCGGTCTGAAACGCGCCCTCACGATCGATTTCCAAGACCTGGCCGTTTTCCAACAAAAAGACTTGGTCCGGCTCAACCCCGACCTGGCGGGCCAGGGCCGCGTGGCGGACCAGATGGCGGTATTCGCCGTGGATGGGGACGAAATAGCGCGGTCGGACCAGGTTGAGCATCAGCCGCAGCTCGTCCTGACAGGCATGACCCGAGACGTGGACGCACGAGATCGCCTCGTAAAACAGATCGGCTCCGCGCCGCGACAGATGGTTGAGCAGCCGGGCAATTGTGCGTTCGTTGCCGGGAATGACCCGCGACGACAGGACCACCGTGTCGCCGGCAGCCAGCCGGACCTGGGGATGGGCGTCGGCGGCGATCCGCGACAGGGCCGACATGGGTTCGCCCTGGGAGCCGGTAGTCAGCAGGGTCACGGTTTGCGGATCGCGCCCGGCCAGCTGTCCGATGTCGATCAGGATATCCGACCCCAGGGACAAATGTCCGGTGTCTTGGGCGATGCCGATATTGCCGACCAGCCGCTTGCCAACCACGCCGACGGCCCGGCCCTGTTTGACCGACAGGTCGATGACCTGGCGAATCCGGTGGATGTGAGAGGCAAA
Coding sequences within it:
- a CDS encoding ribonuclease J is translated as MSEGQLRIIPLGGLGEIGLNFMLIEYRPAEGGRPSAIAVDCGLMFPEQEMLGIDVVIPDFSYLHQHYHLQAVIFTHGHEDHIGALPYLLQEFDVPIYGTPFTLGLIRDKLAERGLLEQTTIHEFRARQEWQVGPFHIEGIPVTHSIVDASALAITTPLGTIIHTGDFKIDHTPIDDRQTDLARLAEWGERGVLLLLADSTNVERPGSNPSERSLTRPLEDIIAQSQGKVLVATFASHIHRIRQVIDLSVKQGRAVGVVGKRLVGNIGIAQDTGHLSLGSDILIDIGQLAGRDPQTVTLLTTGSQGEPMSALSRIAADAHPQVRLAAGDTVVLSSRVIPGNERTIARLLNHLSRRGADLFYEAISCVHVSGHACQDELRLMLNLVRPRYFVPIHGEYRHLVRHAALARQVGVEPDQVFLLENGQVLEIDREGAFQTDPVQAGRVFVDGLAGIEEELIRDRRHMASDGIVVAVLSIAQHTGELVSGPELLSRGFLTVTNGEGLREAKDVVRNTLSELPLESRTDIGTVKEQVRLSLRRYFRRTLGRRPVVLPFVTEM